The following DNA comes from Papaver somniferum cultivar HN1 unplaced genomic scaffold, ASM357369v1 unplaced-scaffold_128, whole genome shotgun sequence.
caaaaccgagtttccaaagtTCACACGTTTTCTTGATGATTGTGTGTGAATCAggaattagggtttcctaagaGAAACttatagatgtcgacattatttgaacatgtacataactcttatcattaattgataTTGCTTGATACTCAGGGTGATCccgaaccgaaatattgaaaatcatttaattatgattttcataatatatgttttaattaccagtaattaaagcatatattcTTAAAAAGGTTTATTAATGAATGTGCTAAACTTATAATAGTAactttctaagagagatttcggaaatatggtttggcatttgATTGGAAATactaaaaccgaaattaggtactttaatgaatatcttgagaatattttcggttttggaatttccttgttgtccaaacgaccttggtctataaataattgagtttgcatttcttacaaactatcctaagagccaggcaaacttcatttgtgTTGTTTCTGCTGCAGCCATCTaactggagaggaaagtacccaaattagctgaaatctcttacgaccgctcgtttaaagacttatgtaggatcaagaagatctacgagtatcgttggtgggaaactagatgattacattgttattgtatttttcgattaatgatttgattgactgacggttgttgaaactttgattgcacctagtttggttATTCAtgggagccttctcttctgacataagggtcactcaaactagatcaaaaaatcgacgggatctttagaaccatttgcggatctaaagacatcttgtgataatccattgttaacagactccgttctgtgtgtgattgatcacaagaggattcaagtttgtgttgtgcaggttattgagaaggcaattgaagatttgaagatgaagaaaattttcttattagttttcgtatcttgtgaattttgtgcacacatattgatcggctgggatccaactagaatcgtgtttatctttaatagacttggccctaggtttgcacggcttggcatgttaggtcgcaagcgtcgcctggcatgtgccaatggcgcgtgtggcggcttggccctaggtttgcacggcttggcatgctaggtcgcaagcgtcgcttggcatgttccatTGGCGCGTGTGGCgtaatgattgtgcagctcgaatttggcacggttgccgtgaagcgcaatgattatgcagctcgaatttggcacggttgccgtgaagcgcaatgattgtgcgtcttggttttggcatggttgccatgatgcgcagcgattgtgcggctttggttttggcatagttgccatgatgtgcAGGGATTGTgcagctttggttttggcatagtttccatgatgcgcagcgattgtgcggctttggttttggcatggctgccatgatgcgcagcgattgtgcggctttggttttggcatgtttgccatgatgcgcaacgatgtgcggctttggttttggcatagtttccatgatgcgcagcgattgtgcggctttggttttggcatagttgccatgatgcgcagctattgtgcggcttaggtttttgtgtgtcgaaaccctagttagcatttgaaaaaagataccctggtaattttttacataagtgcattaaatattCTAATAAATATGTTTAGCGTCACcagtgacgtcatgctatgcgtaaggttttacgattttatcccttgtctaaAAACAACCATCAACACATAGATAACCACACAAAGTGTATACCatagttgtcgtattgtctcaactttgtccatagacgatcttACTTGGTataagacttataggttgatatttaaaagattgtggtgtatttggttaccctcgtcttttcaatctttttctaTCTCTTGTTGAAAACTTGGCAACATActatttatcatatttttattatgttACAATGTTGTTTTGATGTACTTAATCATGGTGTGGTATCAATGAAACATAATTTTCTTATtgtcaaaacaagaaaaaaaatagacaTTTGATCAGTCAAATAAGCCAAATATGAATCGGTTCAGAACAAAAGTTTACTACTACGCAAATGCTAAACGTCACCCACAAAAATGTCCCCTCTGGGGTTTGGGGGCTATAAGCCTGTGAGACTCGGGGGAAAAACTTGAGATTTCTCCTCGGTACGTCTAACATTACTTTTATTACTAGacgaaaaaacaaaaaacaaaaaaacaatccAAAGTTACAATGAGTGGAATACAAGATTAAGATTACCATGTTTAGGGTTGCATAAAAACCAGGCCAGACCGATAAACATGGCCAGAATCGGTCATTTTTGGACTAAGCCAAGCCGTTCATCCAACGATCAGTCACATTTTTGAGAATCCACAACCGCCTGATCCCGACTCAGTCAATAATTGGCCTCAAAATGGACGTAGCCAAGTCGAATAGTCCGATAATAATgttcattgatcttctttaatcATTTACCTTCATTTATACCACATATATAATTAATTCTAATTCATAACCCTAAGAAAGTTTCACTCTTCACTTCTTCTCGATTCTCAACACCAACAACACTCACCATCACCATCTGTCCATCCGCCACCTCCATTACCACAAAATACCACCACCAATAGTGACTTATTTTTTCCACACTAGCTTCTTATCTTACCAAGGTACCATCATGTTACTTCATTTGGTTCTATTTATGCCACCCGCACCATGTTTCGAGATCTGTAAAGTTTTTGGTTTTAAGGTTTTCAATAACAACAATTTCTAAGTACAACTTTACCAGAGAGCTTCAATTGTGGCATAGAGATTACTTCTTGGTTCTGATTAATTAAGCTTCGAAAGTTGAATCGATTGATATTGGTTTTACCGAAATCTGTTAGGAAATTGATTATGTTTTGTAATTGATTAAGCTagctaaactacacttttttTCATGGATCTTCTGCAAtgtattattttttccttttgatcaGTGTTGTGTAATGTCAATTGAGTATTTGAGCCTAATTTGAATAGTATTGAGAATTCTGAGTTTGTATCTTGTACATGAATTGGTTCCAGAATTCATAATCTTGAGGATTTGTATATGTTATGAAATAAATGTTAAATTTAGTCCAAATGCTTTTGGGTATGGAGCTGATTAGGTTTTGGTATTTTTCATTGAAAACCGTAAAAAAAACTACAATAACCGATCCGAGTCGAATCGATTGAAAACCGAATAGACCGCTGAACAGTTTGGTGAAAGTTTGAGAAGTGTAAACCGGCTAACACCCGGTTCAGTTGATGATTTGACATGTAAACATGACTAATCGAACGCACGTTGTGCAGCACAGCAACCCTAACAATATTCGGCCATAATTTTGATTTCACATAGAAGGGCCTCCTACGATAAATACCACAAgtgataaaaattaattaaaaacattaaaaaatatactccctccgtccctaattagatgacctgcTTGTactttgcacaatttttaagacaaggatgttagtaaaacttagaaatgatttatctcttaaactatatcacggtttttcgtaaactttatatctttgaaaagcattttaaaacacatacctaacgaatataaacattactatcaaattatacatatttcttatattaacaaaaataggtcatctatttatggaCCAAACTTAAAAACAATCAGGTcatctaaaataaaaatattttctattcttattaaaatataaaaatgaaaatgaaaacctTTTCTGTTCTTGGATAAGGCAAGCATATCTCCTTAAAACGGACCGCTGTACATTGCCAGTGACTGTAGGTTGTTGTTATGTCTAAATCCGGGTTCGGTTTCTATTGTGTCAGTCATCTTAACCATAGTCAAATTTCTAACTCTACTGATTTAACTTGACTATAGAGTTTACTTATAAGGAATAGAGTGCGTCTCCAGAAGGTTATGAACTGGCTTCACTTCCCCTCTCTCTGTCTACTTTCATTTCTTGATGAACAATCGCATAAAATTTGAGTTAAAAAGCTTACTAGGTTAGAGATAAAGTTAGAAATGGAGACAACTCAAGCTACAAAGTAGTTCTTGTTAGACCAGTCACTAATAACCAGTTTCTTCTAATACTGATTGTTAGCCTCCCTCTCTTGGAACTCTTCTCTGTTTCAAGATCTTGTTATTGTCTTAGTTCACTTCATATTCTCTGAAGTTATGAAGAGATTGGGTAGTTCTGATTCTTTGGGTGGTCTGATCTCCATATCTCCTTCTACAGGTAAAACCCTTTGTGTGTTTTAGAAACAGTCTGAAtgctatttatatatttttttccctttGTGGGGTTTATTCTTTAGTTCTTTGTTTGTTAGATCTTACCCAAACACCTATTAATAGTGAATCTCTCTTGTGTGTCTGTCCATGTAGATGAGAAGAActgcaacaacagcaacagcgcTGTTTATAGTAAAGGCTTTCAGTCAATGATGGTAGgactagaagaagaagattgtttaGAAGAAACAGGTGGCTATAACATAactgagaagaaaagaagattaaGTGCAGATCAAGTGAGAGCTTTAGAGAAGAATTTTGAAGTGGAAAATAAATTAGAACCAGAAACAAAAGTTAAGCTAGCTCATGAGCTAAATCTTCAACCTAGGCAAGTAGCTGTTTGGTTTCAAAATAGAAGGGCTAGATGGAAGACTAAACAATTGGAGAGGGATTATGGGTTTCTTAAAGCTAACTATGATGACTTGAGACTCAAATTTCTTGAACTTCAGCAAAGTAAAGAATTATTACTTTTAGAGGTATTACATATAACAGAGTACTAAATTATTATCTATATTGAAAAAGCTTCAGGGTTTTAGTACTGAAAAACCCATGGACAATGATTATCATCAATTGTAGTTATTTAACTTTTGAGTTTGAATTTGTGAATTTATTGATTCGTATCTGGGTTTTGTGTTTTATGCAGTTACACGTGTTGAAATCAAAGATGAAGGAAGAGAATACAGAGAGTAACGGATCAGTGAAAGATGAGATGCTGATATCTGAAGAAGAAAATTGCAAGGTTTATGTGAATCATGATGAAGAGCGAACTAATTATGAGAACAATGGCAGGAGTATTTTGATGTTTGGGGATGTTAAAGATGGATCATCTGATAGTAGTGATACAAGTGCAATTCTGAATGAAGAAATCAATAACAATAACAATTATTATAGTCCAGCAATGCCAATTTCTTCATCTCCTACTTCAGCTGTTTGCTTTCAGTTTTCAGCCTCTAAGACTTCAGATCATTCTGTTCAGAAT
Coding sequences within:
- the LOC113332074 gene encoding homeobox-leucine zipper protein ATHB-6-like gives rise to the protein MKRLGSSDSLGGLISISPSTDEKNCNNSNSAVYSKGFQSMMVGLEEEDCLEETGGYNITEKKRRLSADQVRALEKNFEVENKLEPETKVKLAHELNLQPRQVAVWFQNRRARWKTKQLERDYGFLKANYDDLRLKFLELQQSKELLLLELHVLKSKMKEENTESNGSVKDEMLISEEENCKVYVNHDEERTNYENNGRSILMFGDVKDGSSDSSDTSAILNEEINNNNNYYSPAMPISSSPTSAVCFQFSASKTSDHSVQNQSHLQQTSVKMEDFGAEEPCDFFSDEQAPSLQWYCHEPWN